Proteins encoded in a region of the Raphanus sativus cultivar WK10039 chromosome 8, ASM80110v3, whole genome shotgun sequence genome:
- the LOC130499196 gene encoding uncharacterized protein LOC130499196 produces MNNVESAQKPTDDDKVCGECKSNPWKYKCPGCSIRSCGLPCVKAHKKRTGCTGKRKLTDFVPLSKFDDNLLLSDYNMLEETKRVAESALRRRQQLCKNNPNFRFLYAKNPYFKLPFDLRSLKSAADGRGTKLWLLPGGMLKRDKNQTRFDNRRKCIHWTVEWRFHSTDVVLVDHGVGEDTSLCSVIENHLKPGPWIHKLKPFCDVDLDSLKLFIRKYPKGVKVPYKELDIKASLRQQLAQVTILEYPVIHVYLPSHTYDFEVIRDFDREKTTPEPKYYSQAEGATTREEEIEEEGDDIDSFEPEVLDLIKQINYNRSEGSKGEGGVSKNAHPDDDMELEFEQGLIDTYSDLFPELNPGDYFNFECEFAKGFDSDDNCNLQSLATTTDLNTDGLEEGEIVE; encoded by the exons ATGAACAACGTCGAATCCGCACAAAAACCAACGGATGACGACAAAGTCTGCGGGGAGTGCAAGTCGAATCCATGGAAGTACAAATGCCCAGGATGTTCAATTCGATCGTGCGGCCTTCCCTGTGTCAAAGCTCACAAGAAGCGAACAGGTTGTACCGGAAAAAGGAAACTCACCGACTTCGTTCCCCTCTCCAAGTTCGACGACAATCTCCTCCTCTCTG ACTACAATATGCTGGAGGAGACGAAGAGAGTGGCGGAGTCTGCTCTGAGAAGGAGACAACAGTTATGTAAAAACAACCCTAACTTTAGGTTTCTTTATGCTAAGAACCCTTACTTTAAGTTACCCTTTGATCTTCGGAGCCTTAAGTCTGCTGCTGATGGCCGCGGAACTAAGCTGTGGCTTCTCCCTGGTGGGATGTTGAAGAGGGATAAGAACCAGACCCGATTCGATAACCg GAGAAAGTGCATTCATTGGACAGTTGAGTGGCGGTTTCACTCTACAGATGTGGTTCTTGTTGATCATGG TGTTGGTGAAGATACAAGCCTCTGCTCTGTGATAGAGAATCATCTTAAGCCAGGCCCTTGGATTCACAAGCTCAAGCCTTTTTGTGACGTGGATCTTGATTCCCTCAAGCTTTTTATTCGCAAGTACCCCAAG GGTGTAAAGGTTCCTTACAAGGAGCTGGACATCAAGGCTTCTTTGAGGCAACAGCTTGCTCAAGTAACTATCTTAGAGTACCCGGTGATCCATGTTTATCTTCCTTCGCACACCTATGACTTTGAAGTTATCAGAGACTTTGACCGTGAGAAAACGACACCGGAGCCTAAGTACTATAGCCAGGCAGAAGGTGCAACCACACGAGAAGAGGaaatagaagaagaaggagacgaCATTGACTCCTTTGAGCCAGAGGTTCTTGATCTTATCAAACAAATAAACTATAACCGCTCAGAGGGCAGCAAGGGTGAGGGTGGGGTTAGCAAAAATGCACATCCTGATGATGACATGGAGCTGGAGTTTGAGCAAGGGTTAATAGACACATACTCTGATCTCTTCCCGGAGTTGAACCCTGGTGATTACTTCAACTTTGAATGTGAGTTTGCAAAGGGGTTTGATTCTGATGATAACTGCAATCTCCAAAGTCTAGCTACTACTACTGATTTGAACACTGATGGACTAGAGGAAGGGGAGATCGTTGAATGA
- the LOC108818878 gene encoding zinc finger A20 and AN1 domain-containing stress-associated protein 2-like, with the protein MDYDNKGCQSPPEGPKLCINNSGFFGSDATMNMCSKCHKTMLFQQEQGAKLASALSGSPSNILKETFTAALVDAETKTTEPIAVSVHPSSVVEEVVAPEEAAAKPKEGPSRCTTCNKRVGL; encoded by the coding sequence ATGGACTACGACAATAAAGGATGCCAAAGCCCACCCGAAGGTCCAAAGCTATGCATCAACAACAGCGGTTTCTTCGGAAGCGACGCCACAATGAACATGTGTTCCAAGTGTCACAAAACTATGTTGTTTCAACAGGAACAGGGTGCTAAGCTTGCATCTGCACTGTCTGGATCACCCAGCAACATCCTAAAGGAAACCTTCACTGCTGCGTTGGTTGATGCTGAAACCAAAACCACCGAGCCAATAGCTGTCTCTGTACATCCATCCTCTGTCGTCGAAGAGGTAGTAGCACCAGAAGAAGCTGCAGCAAAACCAAAGGAAGGACCAAGCCGATGTACTACTTGCAACAAACGGGTTGGTTTATGA